Proteins from a genomic interval of Chanos chanos chromosome 3, fChaCha1.1, whole genome shotgun sequence:
- the glrx gene encoding glutaredoxin-1 — MAQEFVKAQIKGDKVVLFLKPSCPYCVLAKDVLSKYKFKQGHLEFIDISGRNDMSGIQDYLQQITGARTVPRVFIGEKCVGGGSDVAELDKEGKLEGMLQSIGALQ, encoded by the exons ATGGCACAGGAGTTCGTGAAGGCACAAATAAAAGGTGACAAAGTTGTCTTATTCTTGAAACCCTCGTGCCCCTACTGCGTCCTCGCTAAAGATGTTTTATCAAAGTACAAATTCAAGCAGGGACATTTGGAGTTCATCGACATTAGTGGACGGAATGACATGAGCGGTATTCAGGACTATCTGCAACAGATTACTGGAGCTCGGACT GTGCCACGAGTGTTTATAGGCGAGAAATGTGTTGGGGGAGGCAGTGATGTGGCAGAGCTGGATAAGGAAGGGAAGCTGGAGGGGATGCTGCAGTCCATTGGAGCCCTACAGTGA